The Leptidea sinapis chromosome 17, ilLepSina1.1, whole genome shotgun sequence genome contains the following window.
ATAGCTTCTCTATATGTTACCAACATATAGCTCTTTGACTTAAACACTTGTCTGTGTCACAGTGTGTACTCATGATGTGACTTctatatttgtaaacaattgCCAGATGCCTGtagtttacaattttattttggcTGTAGTATAAAAAGCtcacatttaatataataagttcaTTTATTGGAATCTTTTCAGTCTGATTAATAAAATGAGACCATTAATTAAACCAGTCTTAGTTATTTTCATCACGCTAATTGTagggaaaataaaaatattataaaccattcaactaaaaaaacatatattagcTTTTAAAGTGTTGTGACACtaaatattatcacagtttacaaacaataatgaaaatgtatataaatatcttCAATCATCCCAATTCACTTGGTGACAGTCATGCCAAACAAATGTACCCTTAAGAGACTGTGGGGCTTCCAATGCCAAGTATAATGGAGCCCGAGCACCACGTTCTGGAGAAAAATCCCCCATTCCTTTTGTCATATCTGTCTTGACAAAGCCTGGATGTACACAGTTTACAGATATGTCCCTACCAAGCTTCAAAAATTCTCTCTGCTGTACAAAGGTTAAGGCGGACATGGCTACCTTTGACACTTTATAATCACCATAATGACCAGCAAATGacataaatgtgtttttaccACTTTTTGCACCTTGTAGAAAATCATCAACAAACTGTAATATCTCCTCCACAGATAAATTATCTTTTTCTAGAATATCGAACCAAGTTTGCTTTCTGATATTTGACAACAAACCCCAATCACTGCTTAAGTTTATAATTCTAGCTGTATTTAATAGCAGGGGATATAAAATATCTGATATTTTCAAGAGGCTGTAGAAATTCGTGTCGAGCAACTTTTTTGAATCTTCATATGATGACACAGATTTATCGAAATCAAGAATACCTGCATTGTTTACTAGAATGTCTATTCCTTGGTTATTAGTTTGAATGTGTGCAGCAAATTCTTCTATGCTCTTATGGCTTGTCACATCAAGTTTATGAAATACCGGTTTTAATCCCATCTGTTCAAGTTTTTGGACGGCTTTCTTGCCCCTATCCTCATCTCTAGCTGTGAGGTACACAATACCATCATACTTAAGACATAGACCCTTAACAATTTCAAAACCTATACCACGGTTGCCTCCTGTGACTATAGCTACTTTGGTtgccattatattatatacaaataaaatttttaagctataataattattatgaactcTAATAAATGTAACAAAACATTAAACAACACCTTATAACCCGGTCATTTTGTAGTGTAAAGCTAGTCAATAGTCACATCACAGtgttttttgaagtttgaagttTCTAGTTTGAAGTTTCCAGACTCCCTGTTTCATCTAGTCAAAGAACTCACCACAGATGACAGAATGCGCATACTATACAGTGCCAAAGAAAAAAACTCACTACCCACTGATGTCTGATAGATGCTTAAAATAGGATATAGCCTACTTTAACGTAAAAACATAAGTTGAGAGTATTCCTAAGGAAGATGTTAGTGGCACAAGCTTGCCACAAAACAAACTACTCACTTAAGTGAAAcagaatttaatagaaaatcACAACAATGTACGTCGTGTTTTGCAAAAAGcatgatatattatgttttaattaatgaaCATCAACTCCACCTAAACACAGCATAGTTTAGCAACTTACTACATTTCGTATTTATGCACTCGGTGTATATCCGCTTAGTACCAGTTTCATTTCAATTCCATGATATTTAATCATTATTAATCTTACATGTGCCAAAACACACAAAGGTGCTGAGTGTATCCCGCACTCTCGAcaccaatttttattattagcaaACATTATTTCGACTGTCAGAGAAATTTACCTGAGGACTAAGAAAACGGTTGGCCTTGTACTACAAAATGTACAAACCTACATAAAACTCGATAATATCATCTCAGTTTGGCTTAATACAGAAATACTTTAACAATTTTCAGAAGTGGTGgtaatgataaatataaaaaaaattgtatattcataatgtcatttccttgatctaGATTATcagtatattataaagtactCTGTAACACGAACAAGCATATTATAGTGAAGGATCGTCTTCGTATTGTCAACTTCGAGGCTTCTGTATTGAGGCTTTCATTACAGATAGCTGTATGCTATACTCTCACTACTATTTACCAGTGGATGGCTCCGTtacacaggatgtcggctaggttaaagggtaccacaacggcgcctatttctgccgtgaagcagaaatgtgtaagcattactgtgtttcggtctgaagggcaccgtagctagtggcgagcgcagctgtagtgccgctaagaatttttggggtttttcaagaatcctgagcggcactgcattgtaatgggcagggcgtatcaattaccatcagctgaacgtatcgtcttgtccctaatttacataaaaaaaacctactaCTCAGCGCAATTCTGTTAAAAACTGTACCTATGTGCTACTGCACGTATCCTGCAATAAAACTGCTGCAAGTAATGATAGGCTCTCTGTATCTTTTACGGTTCTAccccatttatcacggggagtgctcagagaaactgctcgggttgattccagccgGCAAATTGCACCACTGGACATTACGTAAAAATGCTAAATACCATCACGTTGACATTTGGCATTCCTACCGCGCGTTTtgaaagaaatttcttgcctggcacagccactttgttgaatcaataaccggctgctgttttctcgAACCAATACAATTTAGGGACCTTAAGGAAATGAGTCAATCATACAGtagtaaaatttcaaaattcaaattcaaaattcaaatatttttattcaaaataggatgtgaaatcacttattgaaagtcaaaaaactaccacccattccaaaatgaatgcctcaggcctgagaagaatgggcgcaacaaactcagcgggcttttttttcatcaaaaatatgttttacaattaaaataacatttacaaagtaacattgtacaattaaacttattatttaatagcctgagggtggtcgctccattcccaatctgtggtatcattaagaaagtcatttatgttatagtaacctttaccacacaaacgttttttaacaattcttttgaataacgtaatacttttgttttgaacattctctgggatcctgttgtaaaagcatatacatacatacaaccccacaaaagacttgttaactcgacttagtcgagtagtaggcattataagcttatgtctgttcctggtgttaacattatggttatgacagtttctggcaaattcacttatgtgcctatgaacatacattacattatcaagaatatactgagaagcaacagtcaagatgttaatttctttgaattttgctctcaatgattccttaggacctaggttataaatagcgcaattagccctcttctgcagcacaaatattgtattaatatcggcagtgctgccccacagcaatataccatagcacataatactatggaagtaactaaagtatacaagtcgcgccgtatctatgtcagttaattgtctaatctttttaacagcgtatgctgcagaactaagtctgttcgccaattcttcaatatgggggccccattgtaagaCTCAGTAGACATTAATCACTATCTCTGAGTCTAACTAGTTTGTCTGTatttagagaaaatatattctcTATCTGAGTTAACTATTCGTCGTCACTAGTCACTACTACAGAATACCTACTTTATAATAGTCACTAGCACAGAATACTACTACCTCACTATTCAAGTATTCTCTGCATTAGTATGTTCCTACTCTGTACAAAAAGCTtgttgtttatttctttttagaTTTTGTCGACAGATTTTTTCTTAGATCCTTATATCCTTTAGAACGTCGCAACGTACATTATTGCCTACGATTTTACGGGATTACAAGAATCGCCATGGTTcaggtattaaatatattttctcgaTTATCACTCTTTTATGTCCACATGGTTTTTAGTACctgcattaattattaaaaaaacgtgttATTTGCAGGCAAGTGAAGAAACTGAGGTGCCAGATTTAATTCAAGCtgtaaaattgtttaaagaaaTGAACATGAATGTACAACAAGTATCAACGCTTGTTGATAGTATGTTAACTCGAGTAAAAAATGGTGAAATGACAACAGATAAAGGATTGAGTTTTCTAGAGATGAAATATCAAATGCTTCTAAGTTACTTGATTAATTTGACttacattattttaagaaaatgcTCTGGGGAAAAAATTGAATCAGATCCCTCTGTAGATAGACTTATAGAGATAAGAACGGTACTTGAGAAGATTCGTCCTATAGATTCTAAACTTAAATATCAAATAGACAAACTTGTTAAAACTGCAGTTACTGGAGCTACTTCTGAAAATGACCCACAGTCCTATCATGCCAATCCTGCTAATTTGGtaagtaaaattgaaaatagtgatGATGAATCTAGTGAAGAGTCTGATACTGGGGACAAAACAAAGAATAGCAAAAGTAATGTTTATGTACCTCCAAAATTGGCAGCTGTACATTATGATGAAAGTATTTCTAAAGCAGATAAtgagaagaagaaagaaaatgCTAGAAAACAGTTCTTAAACTCTAGTGTCATGAGAGAACTACGAGAAGAATATTCTGAAGCACCAGTTGAGGTGAGTACAGGGAACCATGTTAAACATTCAGTATCTAAATATGAACAGGAGAGGACTGACTATGAAGAAAATTATCTCACACGTCTCCCTGTGACAAAGGCAGATAAAAATCGTAGGAAAAAATTAACAACTGTTGGTATGTTGGCTGATGAAGTTACAGGAAAAAGGATTATGCCTaagaaacataaattaaaaacaaaaaaaggcaAAGGTTTTAAAAGAAGGAAAacacattaatatttaatctaaaAACTGTTGCAGATTAGACCTGTACCTActcaaataaatgtattattgaatggacatattatataaatgaaacaaaataacacactatattttttataattttaatttattacaatatgtaGTTCATGTATAAAACTAAAGTTCATTTTGCATTCAAATAACTTGATTTTTAAATTCAGTTCTTGTGAACTTTCAAATATAGCATACACAGgcatactaaaaatatatatagaggTATCAAACAAGTATCAACTGagaatttattattctttttttaatcacaACTTAGAGGAATGAAACactaataaataagtaaagttaaatataataaatgacaaatgaataaaATGTTGGCATATGTATAGACACCATaaacatttattgaattaggcgttactttgcggaaatccatgattatacaaattatttaagttttcttcagtgttaattccgccaatatttgtctttaaaacaattcgacacgtgtttcgcctctacacgaggcatcctcaggacgtgttgtctcgccaaaatctggcacaagactagattagagtctcgtgccagattttggcgagtgttgttttaaagacaaatattggcggaattaacactgaagaaaacttaaataatttgtataaccataaacattgttaaattttACATTCCTTTTAAATTAATAGTTGAAAAACACACTTTGTTATcaaaaaccaaactaaaaacaatagatgaaaattatataaattaattaacaaaaatattattttgcaaattgaaaaatataataattttttacaaaataatcttTTGTCATTGGTCCAGCAAATTCATAGATTATGAAGTTTTAACAAAATCTGGCCGTTAATTGTGGGTCAAATTGTGCCCAAATGAGTctgttacaaacaaaaatacgtacagttgaagctaataaaaagtgtgtaaaaatgtttcatacttaataaaatacagGGTACACATAGATATTGCATTAATTTACTCCTAAGTGTTTTCTGAAGATTTAATTAAACTAGTCCAAGTGTAGCATTTGCTTTGGGGAATATGTTGaatacaaacaattttttaattgtttaaatatactGACCATTTGGATGAAGATGGCTGTGCTCAAACATTTTCATAGGTGCATAGACCAATGATAATGTTATTTTCTCTAATTCTTGATTCTGACTTAGGGCATGTGAGTGGATATGTAACAGCCATCTCAAGTAAATAGCTAGTTTTAAAACTATATTgtgaaaaggttttttttaatggctCAGTGTAAAAAggttaatataataaagtaataattaaaattaaataaattaagtaataattattacttaataataaatagacttCTCACAATGATATAGTTACATGAGATTGATTGATAGATACTCAGTATTTACTCAATCTTGCATATGTGTAAGAAAAAAAGTGAGAAAGGGTATTTTTTGCAGCACTTTCATAGTAATATAGCATGTCTTGTttatgtacataaaatatatgattgattaaattttcacaaagtttatttgattcaTATTATATGACTAATTAATGATACATTATAGTATACAAATTATTGTACCTTAACAAGCAGCTATGTAAAATTGTCAGTTGTTTatcaaaaactataataaattaGCTAGCAGATATGCCAGGTGTTGTCCTCAATCCAAAACGAAATTGATGATAATAGGAGTTCAGGTGCAGTTGGTAAAATCcagataaattttgtatttcttttcatttttttttccaagTAGTGAGTCCAGTAACAGCACGAGTTACTGGACCCcaaaaaacattttcaaaattagctttgtcataaaaaatacatgtacggatgtattatattaatttaatatagattTGTTAGCTATACCAGTCTATTATTACAGATCTTGGTCTATCAAAatgtttatcaaaaaatatgcagaaaattatgacaacagtttgtattttattattcatagcTATAATTGCCTTGCCCTTTggcctaatatgcaaatatttgagTGACTACAATTGTACTAAaactgatatatttattatatgtatgaaacaaataattttgtttgaagtataaaaattaatgaattttcattattgtaattactattgtttttatatctcaacaaaaacatttaccttagttttatattgtattactgTTAGTTAGGGTGATCTggaatgaaaattaattttgtttcaaataacCAATAGTATATTATCATGTGATTTATGATTGAATGTTATTCTGTGTCacccttaaatttttacaaaaagtaTATACACATTCCTAGCTCTGAATTACTTGtctaataataaagaaatagttATGAGGTGTTGTCAAAAATTGTTGAAATACTATTCATAATTCAATAgtgaaaaatgtatttttgttaccttgtcgttttacaatttaattaatttttactttcctttgattttatgtttttgtttctcATTTTTGCATTCTTATTTTAACATGTTTATGATTAGTAAGTTTTGTAtgtattacaataaattttagtaaaattatttcctgtttcattGTTTAAGTGCAGGGAAGTCTTGAAGACATGTGGCAGGATTGAAGGATTGGTATCTATAATGTCTCATATCTCTAATATGTCCAATAGGGGTGTGGGTGTCCAAACATTGATAGTCTCCCTTTGGAGGTGCTGTTCCATGGTTGTGTGTTAAATCCGAACGAATTACACGATTTAACAGCCATATTGGAGATGACATGGTtagctataaaaaataaaataaattattgaagtacAAACTATTGTatcaaaaactatttttatatgaaaataagggagagCGGagcgttcagctcatggtaattgattaACCCCCgtcccatcacaatgcagtgccactcaggattcttgaaaaattctgataggcactacaattgcgctggtcacatAACTGACAAGGCTGTCATAAGATGTTACATCTCATtttaccagtaatttcactagctatggcgcccttcatagtgaaacacagtactgcttcacggcaaaaaggCGCCATCCACTAGTTACAAACTAACATTATTAGGGTGAAACTTTAAACATGATTCAGCAAAAACtagtgtattaaaaatataatataaaaaaggggAATTTTTTAACTGCccaaaataacacaaaatatatcctttgaataatattttaatcatagTCATATAGATGAAACAGTGGTGGCATTATTTATGATACAGTTTTgaaagttttttaatttaattatttggtcCTAAAATCCAAAAAAGTGCACTGTTTATTTCATCAATACATGTCTCTGTCCATAGATGGAAAACACAagtaatgtttgtaaaactttaTTGGTTTGCTATGAAGCCTTAGGCACAGCATTCACCGTTATAGTCACAGTTATTGCATAGTCTAATGTAGCAGATGTGTTAACAATCTTGTTGCCTGCCTGCTGTGGCCCACCCACGCGTCTTGCGCCATCCCCTTTGCTGCGTTGTCGCCTGCCAACGGTTAGAGGCGCGAGGTGAGCCACGAAAGCGGCCGCGCAAGGGATTAAACCGTTGGACTGGAATATGCTCATCTGGAGGATGAGCACGACGCTTTTCTGCCGCGTGCTGAGAGCCTTTGACAAGCTCACCTCCG
Protein-coding sequences here:
- the LOC126968989 gene encoding carbonyl reductase [NADPH] 3-like, which gives rise to MATKVAIVTGGNRGIGFEIVKGLCLKYDGIVYLTARDEDRGKKAVQKLEQMGLKPVFHKLDVTSHKSIEEFAAHIQTNNQGIDILVNNAGILDFDKSVSSYEDSKKLLDTNFYSLLKISDILYPLLLNTARIINLSSDWGLLSNIRKQTWFDILEKDNLSVEEILQFVDDFLQGAKSGKNTFMSFAGHYGDYKVSKVAMSALTFVQQREFLKLGRDISVNCVHPGFVKTDMTKGMGDFSPERGARAPLYLALEAPQSLKGTFVWHDCHQVNWDD
- the LOC126968978 gene encoding neuroguidin produces the protein MVQASEETEVPDLIQAVKLFKEMNMNVQQVSTLVDSMLTRVKNGEMTTDKGLSFLEMKYQMLLSYLINLTYIILRKCSGEKIESDPSVDRLIEIRTVLEKIRPIDSKLKYQIDKLVKTAVTGATSENDPQSYHANPANLVSKIENSDDESSEESDTGDKTKNSKSNVYVPPKLAAVHYDESISKADNEKKKENARKQFLNSSVMRELREEYSEAPVEVSTGNHVKHSVSKYEQERTDYEENYLTRLPVTKADKNRRKKLTTVGMLADEVTGKRIMPKKHKLKTKKGKGFKRRKTH